TCATATGATCCCAGAAGCGATGTTGCCAAAGTCGTCCGCTTGTGATTCGTTTCCTGCTGCGATACTGCGCCGCGAATTTCTGTTTCATTCGATGCATGAGTCGCGAAAGATCTTCCAGACCTGAATCCATGACCATGTGAATATGATCCGGCATGATGACCCACGCTACGATCTCCACCCCATCAATCTCTTCTAACATCCGCATCGCAGTCAACA
The DNA window shown above is from Candidatus Zixiibacteriota bacterium and carries:
- a CDS encoding transposase; this translates as LTAMRMLEEIDGVEIVAWVIMPDHIHMVMDSGLEDLSRLMHRMKQKFAAQYRSRKRITSGRLWQHRFWDHMIRDDEDLRKHIDYIHYNPVKHGICRSPTDYPHSSFNEFLQNGYYDDEWGTKDEPRFDGAFGE